The Streptomyces sp. CC0208 genome window below encodes:
- a CDS encoding response regulator transcription factor — protein sequence MTIRVLICDQLPVIADGLRTLLDAVPDIDVIGTTHNGMEAIVLVRTTRPDVVVTDLNLQTISGLEMIRRLGKEEEPPSVVVFTASEDDKTVSDVLHASASCLLGKDASPQELITAIQAAAAGQTMLAPSIAARLVSWFRAQPEPQEAVMCPEVAELTPREREVTRMVALGMSTEEVASELIIGEATVRTHLYRVRTKLGVRDRAELVSLAYRTGLIHSAAQPLGEERALALGGLRAS from the coding sequence ATGACCATTCGCGTGCTCATCTGTGACCAACTGCCCGTTATCGCGGACGGTCTCAGGACTCTCCTCGACGCAGTGCCGGACATCGACGTGATCGGTACCACGCACAACGGGATGGAAGCCATCGTTCTCGTGCGCACCACACGCCCCGATGTCGTGGTCACGGACCTGAACCTGCAGACCATCTCCGGCCTGGAGATGATCCGCAGACTCGGCAAGGAGGAGGAACCGCCCAGCGTCGTCGTGTTCACCGCGTCAGAGGACGACAAGACGGTCAGCGACGTGCTGCACGCCAGCGCAAGCTGTCTGCTCGGCAAGGACGCGAGCCCCCAGGAGCTGATCACCGCCATCCAGGCGGCAGCCGCCGGACAGACCATGCTCGCGCCCAGTATCGCGGCGCGCCTGGTCAGTTGGTTCCGTGCGCAACCGGAGCCCCAGGAAGCGGTGATGTGTCCGGAGGTGGCCGAACTGACCCCGCGGGAACGGGAAGTCACCCGCATGGTGGCGCTCGGCATGTCCACCGAGGAGGTGGCCAGCGAACTGATCATCGGTGAGGCCACGGTCCGTACGCATCTGTACCGAGTGCGCACCAAACTCGGTGTCCGCGACCGCGCCGAGCTGGTGTCGCTGGCCTACCGGACCGGTCTGATCCACTCGGCGGCCCAACCCCTTGGTGAGGAGAGGGCATTGGCGTTGGGAGGTCTGCGCGCCAGCTGA
- a CDS encoding M20/M25/M40 family metallo-hydrolase, producing the protein MNWAFTSSGAVTETYAAGLLRNMLEIPSSSYQERALADYLAEAMADLGFEAHIDGVGNVIGVIERGVGPTLMLLGHMDTVPGHLPVRSEDGRLYGRGAVDAKGPLAAMICAAAGAADFTGRIVVIGVVEEETPRSRGAMAIRATHDRPDALIIGEPSGWSSVVLGYKGKLDLRYTVKCPATHPSNPLPKASELAAASWQALVELLGPDASHGVFDQPGATLCRLNGDLTTATADLSVRLPPGFDVDAFVRELRDRLPAGDLDVLNSVAACRVRRGDPAVRALVSGIRRLHARPRLAVKTATSDMNTLAEVWDIPMATYGPGDSSLDHADDEHIVLSDYQRGIDVLTTAISELAHLPARSDGRVADAPPRIRSLR; encoded by the coding sequence ATGAACTGGGCGTTCACCTCCTCCGGCGCCGTCACCGAGACGTACGCCGCCGGACTGCTGCGCAACATGCTGGAGATCCCCTCCTCGTCCTATCAGGAGCGGGCGCTGGCCGACTACTTGGCCGAGGCGATGGCGGACCTGGGGTTCGAGGCGCACATCGACGGTGTGGGAAATGTGATCGGCGTGATCGAGCGGGGTGTCGGCCCGACCCTGATGCTCCTCGGGCACATGGACACCGTCCCGGGCCATCTCCCCGTCCGCTCCGAGGACGGCCGGCTCTACGGCCGAGGCGCCGTGGACGCGAAGGGGCCGCTCGCAGCGATGATCTGCGCCGCGGCCGGGGCGGCGGACTTCACCGGCCGGATCGTGGTGATCGGCGTCGTCGAGGAGGAGACCCCGCGGTCCCGCGGAGCGATGGCGATCCGGGCCACCCACGACCGGCCGGACGCGCTGATCATCGGTGAACCGAGCGGCTGGTCGAGCGTGGTGCTCGGGTACAAGGGCAAGCTCGACCTGCGCTACACCGTGAAGTGCCCCGCCACGCACCCGAGCAACCCGCTGCCGAAGGCGTCCGAACTGGCCGCCGCGTCCTGGCAGGCGCTGGTCGAGCTGCTCGGCCCGGACGCGAGCCACGGCGTGTTCGACCAGCCCGGCGCGACCCTGTGCCGGCTCAACGGCGACCTGACCACGGCGACGGCGGACCTCAGCGTCCGCCTTCCCCCTGGATTCGACGTCGACGCGTTCGTGCGCGAGCTGCGTGACCGCCTGCCGGCCGGTGATCTGGACGTGCTGAACTCGGTGGCGGCCTGCCGCGTGCGACGGGGCGACCCGGCCGTCCGCGCGCTGGTGTCCGGTATCCGGCGGTTGCACGCCCGACCGCGCCTTGCGGTGAAGACAGCCACCTCCGACATGAACACGCTCGCCGAGGTCTGGGACATCCCGATGGCGACCTACGGCCCGGGCGACAGCAGCCTCGACCACGCCGACGACGAGCACATCGTGCTCTCGGACTACCAGCGCGGCATCGACGTGCTGACCACCGCCATCTCGGAGTTGGCACACCTGCCGGCGCGATCGGACGGCCGGGTGGCCGACGCACCACCGCGCATAAGGAGTCTCAGGTGA
- a CDS encoding sulfotransferase family protein → MPAARFTADTEEGENVVHQPERIPVLALWSAPRCRSTAFARMMTERGDRAVVHEPFSRVVDFGEVEVGDTVARSERDVLAALRAMAAGTPVFFKDTTDFRYPALLADEAFLSAATHTFIIREPAEAIASHHALNPDLGRDEIGFARLYEIFTAVETATGSTPVVIDSDDLLDRPADTVRAYCAAVGIDFLPEALNWAPGMRSEWRSTSKWHKSTSETTGFKRVRSGGAEVVAADPVLRSYRDYHQPYYEKLRAVALRP, encoded by the coding sequence ATGCCTGCCGCGAGGTTCACGGCCGACACGGAAGAGGGGGAAAACGTGGTACATCAACCGGAGCGGATCCCGGTGCTCGCGCTATGGAGCGCCCCACGCTGTCGCTCCACCGCCTTCGCGCGGATGATGACCGAGCGGGGCGACCGCGCCGTGGTGCACGAACCGTTCTCCCGGGTCGTCGACTTCGGTGAGGTGGAGGTCGGCGACACCGTTGCACGCAGCGAGCGGGACGTGCTCGCGGCGCTGCGCGCCATGGCCGCCGGAACGCCGGTGTTCTTCAAGGACACCACGGATTTCCGTTACCCGGCGCTCCTCGCGGACGAGGCCTTCCTGTCGGCCGCGACCCATACCTTCATCATCCGTGAGCCGGCCGAGGCCATCGCGTCGCACCATGCGCTCAACCCGGACCTCGGCCGCGACGAGATCGGCTTCGCCCGACTGTACGAGATCTTCACGGCCGTGGAGACCGCCACCGGCAGCACGCCGGTGGTGATCGACTCGGACGATCTGCTCGACCGGCCGGCCGACACCGTGCGGGCCTATTGCGCGGCGGTGGGGATCGACTTCCTTCCGGAGGCGCTGAATTGGGCGCCGGGCATGCGGTCGGAATGGCGGTCGACCAGCAAGTGGCACAAGTCGACCAGTGAGACGACCGGATTCAAGCGGGTCAGGAGCGGCGGAGCCGAGGTGGTCGCGGCGGACCCGGTGCTGCGTTCCTACCGCGATTACCACCAGCCGTACTACGAGAAACTGCGCGCCGTCGCGCTCCGGCCGTGA
- the lysX gene encoding lysine biosynthesis protein LysX, with translation MSAASERPSGHKIAILASRVGADEKRLFDAFDRRGVPFDHLDTRRQWFLAGQRDMPWNLALNREIGQVRAAYAAHSLAAAGVEVVNSAEATEACGDKWRTTMVLQAARLPTPRTALGLTPQAALDALDSLGYPALIKPLVGSWGRLVVRLPDRAGAEGVLEYAAALPGPQSHLAYVQELIDKPGRDIRVIVVGGQVLGAVYRTSESLRTNVALGGEARPCEVTPEISKLSLDAAAAVGAEIAGVDLIEDQDGRLLVLEVNHRVEFAGFQSAHGDRIDVAGFIVDHLLERAQR, from the coding sequence GTGTCAGCGGCATCAGAGCGCCCAAGTGGCCACAAGATCGCCATACTCGCCAGTCGGGTCGGTGCGGACGAGAAAAGGCTGTTCGACGCATTCGACCGGCGCGGTGTGCCCTTCGACCACCTGGACACGCGCCGGCAGTGGTTTCTGGCCGGACAGCGCGACATGCCCTGGAATCTCGCGCTGAATCGCGAGATAGGACAGGTACGTGCGGCCTACGCGGCCCACAGCCTCGCCGCGGCGGGAGTCGAGGTGGTCAACAGCGCGGAGGCCACCGAGGCGTGCGGCGACAAGTGGCGCACCACCATGGTCCTGCAGGCGGCCCGGCTGCCGACCCCACGCACCGCGCTCGGCCTCACTCCGCAGGCCGCGCTGGACGCCCTCGACTCGCTCGGCTACCCGGCGCTGATCAAACCGCTGGTCGGCTCGTGGGGCCGGCTGGTGGTCCGGCTGCCCGACCGCGCCGGCGCGGAAGGTGTGCTCGAGTACGCCGCCGCGCTGCCCGGCCCGCAGTCGCACCTCGCGTACGTCCAGGAGTTGATCGACAAGCCGGGCCGGGACATCAGGGTGATCGTGGTCGGTGGTCAGGTGCTGGGCGCCGTCTACCGGACCAGCGAGTCCCTGCGTACCAATGTGGCCCTCGGCGGAGAGGCCCGGCCGTGCGAGGTGACACCGGAGATCAGCAAACTCTCCCTCGACGCGGCCGCCGCCGTAGGTGCCGAGATCGCCGGAGTCGATCTGATCGAGGACCAGGACGGTCGGCTGCTGGTCCTGGAGGTCAACCACCGGGTCGAGTTCGCCGGTTTCCAATCCGCGCACGGCGACCGGATCGATGTCGCGGGTTTCATCGTCGACCATCTACTGGAACGAGCGCAACGATGA
- a CDS encoding acyl-CoA dehydrogenase family protein, protein MRIGFTEDQQRFRADVRKALRSAGIRAAAAEACGADGVEPDARPLYRVLGELGLLAVHWPVEFGGAGRPLTDAAIVAEELVRAGVPDTFHVNSIQIVGQFLLMAGSEEQKRRYLPALARGESFASVLYTEPDAGSDLGALRAVAEAEGDGYRITGTKVFSLKTRFVDLGLCAARTTQGAGKYQGISLFLVDMGAPGVTVSVIPGIGDEHYHRVDLDSVPVPGDNLLGPRDEGWPLLNEALAVERTGLDYYLKAERWFEAALDALIDGAPDSPHDDRLEQIGRWHGALTADHVLAWEVLTGLAAGQVDQVSAAVAKYHSSELAQSIAAWAADIPTSDQRADRTAAAVVLDSAYREAPGLTLSAGTSEVMLQIMTAAFDSLGQKEH, encoded by the coding sequence TTGCGGATCGGGTTCACCGAAGACCAGCAACGGTTCCGAGCGGACGTACGCAAGGCGCTGCGCTCCGCCGGGATACGGGCCGCGGCGGCCGAGGCCTGCGGTGCGGACGGTGTCGAGCCGGACGCGCGTCCGCTTTACCGTGTGCTCGGCGAGCTGGGTCTGCTCGCCGTGCACTGGCCTGTCGAGTTCGGCGGAGCGGGCCGCCCCCTGACCGATGCCGCGATCGTCGCCGAGGAGCTGGTGCGCGCGGGTGTGCCGGACACGTTTCACGTCAACTCCATCCAGATCGTGGGCCAGTTCCTGCTCATGGCGGGCAGCGAAGAACAGAAGCGCCGCTACCTGCCCGCGCTGGCCCGTGGCGAGAGTTTCGCCTCGGTGCTGTACACCGAACCGGACGCGGGGTCGGATCTCGGTGCGCTGCGGGCCGTGGCCGAGGCCGAGGGCGACGGTTACCGGATCACCGGCACGAAGGTGTTCAGCCTCAAGACGCGGTTCGTCGACCTCGGGCTGTGCGCGGCCCGTACGACGCAGGGCGCCGGGAAGTACCAGGGCATCAGTCTGTTCCTGGTCGACATGGGCGCTCCCGGTGTGACGGTGTCGGTGATACCCGGTATCGGTGACGAGCACTACCACCGGGTGGACCTCGACTCGGTTCCCGTGCCGGGCGACAACCTGCTCGGTCCGCGCGACGAGGGGTGGCCGCTGCTCAACGAGGCTCTGGCCGTCGAACGCACCGGACTCGACTACTACCTCAAGGCGGAGCGCTGGTTCGAGGCAGCGCTGGACGCGCTGATCGACGGCGCCCCCGACTCCCCGCACGATGACCGCCTCGAGCAGATCGGTCGCTGGCACGGCGCGCTGACGGCCGACCACGTCCTGGCCTGGGAGGTTCTCACCGGACTCGCGGCCGGTCAGGTCGACCAGGTGTCGGCGGCCGTCGCCAAGTACCACAGCAGCGAACTAGCGCAGAGCATCGCGGCGTGGGCCGCAGACATCCCGACGTCCGACCAGCGCGCCGACCGGACCGCGGCGGCTGTGGTCCTCGACTCCGCCTACCGGGAGGCGCCGGGACTCACGCTGTCGGCGGGGACCTCCGAGGTGATGCTCCAGATCATGACCGCTGCGTTTGATTCCCTCGGACAGAAAGAGCACTGA
- a CDS encoding non-ribosomal peptide synthetase, whose amino-acid sequence MAQRLAALPDQRRAQFLTRLKEHAEAAARRGPTSRGDTGPTPLSYEQQSLRILGHPEPGVPGTALCLRLRGELDAQALQSALSAVVTRHEALRTSIVQREGGPMQVVVAQVPVEVPCFEAEGENHGQRLAAARALVEQWIGTPFDVRRTPMWRAMLVRVAPEDHLFVFGVPAAVCDARSRDLLLRELAEFYRSSREGDAPRLPDLPVQYPDYAVWQRDRLAGGLDELTAYWRDRLAGTEVLEFPTDRPRAEKRIRPGGRADFPLGHEALERAAELARQEGTSPFDVLVAAFFSLLHRYTGLDDLVIGSPVETRRHDTVSSVIGLFTDMQVLRADLSGDPTFRALVHRVGRVTREASEHGGLPFGELVAAVDPVVDPSRPPVVQIVFGAEHAVRPPDLPGLNASREEVGTGTARFDMSWTLVEQPDAGTGPHLAIDFDTDLFDAESIARFARHYDGLLHTLTAAPDAPLSTAEMLSPAEKEFLARAARGPVRPIRESTVVAEFEARVEKSPDSVAVVVDGVETSYAELNAQANRLAALLRRRGVQAGTRVGLCLRRTADVPTAMLAVLKTGAAYVPLDPSHPSGRVAEIAADADLRVVIAHAEAGPALTEVHVPVVTLDDVRGELAALPDHNPPLAARPFDVAYVIYTSGSTGKPKGVLLEHRGVVNFIDSTRELFDLTPADRVLGFASITFDVSVFETFSALLTGARLCLATDEERLSVDRLQSLMEQTGITVIDLPPTVMPLLVPERLTELRIAFVGGEAFSGELVNRWNAGRRLFNGYGPTECTVTMIVEECPGTWEASPPIGLPMTNHVAHVLDGDLRPVPIGVPGELVIGGAGLARGYLNRDELTAQKFVTDPFGTAPGGRLYRTGDLVKRLADGRLVFLGRIDQQVKIRGLRIELGEVESALTGFGGIGPVSVRAWSDDKGHKHLVGYLTGVTEQQVPSVREYLGTLLPSYMIPSYFVVLAELPLTGSGKVDWRRLPAPDVDRAGEGYADASLTPTERRLLGEVLAPLLGDGRIGVHDDFFLAGGNSLQAVQLLSAIHRGFGVEIALGDFFASPTVAHLAATIDALRAAGRYDDGDPLAALECPSGQEAAGTAVPGVDRAPVVMRASGPSQVILVHPSGGELFCYVPLVRALREDIGVTGFAADPDDTRVDPREGLAASAVRIAQSLIETGLPQSCCLAGWSYGGVLAFEVARQIEQKTGERPPVVLLDAAYDEDPLPLDETTVRQRFVHDVARLTGRDGSEVHAVLEDRTAGVADVGRTLTDLGIDLGLTDEELTRRYETFRHCALSMQAYCPPGPYGGPVTVLSASPRIAMEEQWRTVCAGPFRTASVPGDHYTLFTEPALSRVVAALEEALTT is encoded by the coding sequence ATGGCCCAGCGCCTGGCCGCGCTGCCCGATCAGCGCCGCGCACAGTTCCTCACCCGGCTCAAGGAGCATGCGGAGGCCGCGGCGAGGCGGGGCCCGACCTCGCGCGGTGACACGGGCCCGACGCCGCTGTCGTACGAGCAGCAGTCACTCCGGATCCTGGGCCACCCGGAACCGGGCGTCCCCGGTACTGCGCTGTGCCTGCGGCTGCGGGGTGAGCTGGACGCGCAGGCGTTGCAGTCCGCGCTCTCCGCGGTGGTGACCAGACACGAGGCGCTGCGGACCTCGATCGTGCAGCGCGAGGGCGGCCCGATGCAGGTCGTCGTGGCTCAGGTCCCGGTCGAGGTGCCCTGCTTCGAAGCGGAGGGCGAGAACCACGGGCAGCGGCTGGCCGCGGCTCGGGCCCTGGTCGAGCAGTGGATCGGGACCCCGTTCGACGTGCGCCGTACGCCGATGTGGCGTGCCATGCTGGTCAGGGTGGCGCCGGAAGACCATCTGTTCGTGTTCGGCGTACCCGCCGCCGTCTGCGACGCGCGGTCGCGTGACCTGCTGCTGCGTGAACTCGCCGAGTTCTACCGGTCGTCGCGCGAGGGCGACGCACCGCGGCTGCCCGACCTGCCCGTGCAGTACCCGGACTACGCGGTGTGGCAGCGCGACCGCCTCGCCGGCGGCCTGGACGAGCTCACCGCGTACTGGCGCGACAGGCTGGCGGGTACCGAGGTACTGGAGTTCCCTACCGACCGGCCACGGGCTGAGAAGCGGATCCGACCGGGCGGCAGGGCTGACTTCCCCCTCGGACACGAGGCCCTGGAGCGGGCGGCGGAGCTGGCCCGGCAGGAGGGCACGAGCCCGTTCGACGTCCTCGTCGCCGCGTTCTTCAGCCTGCTGCACCGCTACACCGGCCTGGACGACCTGGTGATCGGCTCGCCCGTCGAGACCCGGCGGCACGACACCGTGTCCTCGGTGATCGGTCTCTTCACGGACATGCAGGTGCTGCGCGCGGACCTCTCCGGTGACCCGACCTTCCGCGCACTGGTCCACCGGGTCGGGCGGGTGACGCGCGAGGCGTCCGAGCACGGCGGTCTGCCGTTCGGTGAGCTGGTCGCCGCGGTCGATCCGGTCGTCGACCCGTCTCGCCCACCGGTCGTCCAGATCGTGTTCGGCGCGGAGCACGCGGTCCGCCCGCCGGACCTGCCCGGCCTGAACGCCTCACGGGAGGAGGTCGGGACCGGCACCGCCCGGTTCGACATGAGCTGGACCCTGGTGGAGCAGCCCGATGCCGGCACCGGCCCGCACCTCGCCATCGATTTCGACACGGACCTGTTCGACGCCGAGAGCATCGCCAGGTTCGCCCGGCACTACGACGGACTGCTGCACACCCTGACCGCGGCCCCGGACGCCCCCCTGTCCACCGCCGAGATGCTGAGCCCGGCGGAGAAGGAGTTCCTGGCCCGAGCCGCCCGGGGACCGGTGCGGCCGATACGCGAATCCACCGTCGTGGCCGAGTTCGAGGCGCGTGTCGAGAAGTCCCCGGACAGCGTGGCGGTCGTCGTCGACGGCGTCGAGACCAGCTACGCCGAACTCAACGCTCAGGCGAACCGGCTCGCCGCCCTGCTGCGCCGGCGCGGCGTCCAGGCGGGCACTCGGGTCGGCCTCTGCCTGCGCAGGACCGCGGACGTGCCGACCGCGATGCTCGCGGTGCTCAAGACGGGCGCGGCCTATGTGCCGCTCGACCCGTCGCATCCCTCCGGGCGGGTCGCGGAGATCGCCGCCGACGCCGACCTGCGGGTGGTGATCGCGCACGCCGAGGCCGGCCCGGCCCTGACCGAGGTGCACGTGCCCGTCGTGACGCTGGACGACGTCCGGGGGGAGCTGGCGGCGCTGCCCGATCACAACCCCCCGCTCGCGGCGCGGCCCTTCGACGTCGCGTACGTCATCTACACCTCCGGCAGCACCGGCAAACCGAAGGGGGTGCTCCTCGAGCACCGCGGTGTCGTCAACTTCATCGACTCGACACGGGAGTTGTTCGACCTGACACCGGCCGACCGGGTGCTCGGGTTCGCTTCGATCACCTTCGACGTCTCTGTGTTCGAGACGTTCTCGGCGCTGCTCACCGGAGCCCGTCTCTGCCTGGCGACCGACGAGGAACGGCTGTCCGTCGACCGGCTCCAGTCACTGATGGAGCAGACCGGCATCACCGTCATCGACCTGCCCCCGACCGTGATGCCGCTGCTGGTGCCGGAGAGGCTCACCGAGCTGCGGATCGCGTTCGTCGGCGGCGAGGCGTTCAGCGGTGAACTGGTGAACCGGTGGAACGCGGGCAGGCGGCTGTTCAACGGCTACGGGCCGACCGAGTGCACCGTGACGATGATCGTCGAGGAGTGCCCGGGCACCTGGGAGGCCTCGCCGCCGATCGGCCTGCCCATGACCAACCATGTGGCGCACGTGCTCGACGGCGACCTGCGCCCGGTGCCGATCGGCGTACCGGGTGAACTCGTGATCGGCGGCGCCGGCCTGGCGCGTGGCTACCTCAACCGGGACGAGCTGACGGCGCAGAAGTTCGTCACCGATCCCTTCGGCACCGCGCCCGGTGGACGGCTGTACCGGACCGGAGACCTGGTGAAGCGGCTGGCGGACGGCCGTCTGGTCTTCCTCGGCCGGATCGACCAGCAGGTCAAGATCCGCGGACTGCGGATCGAACTGGGCGAGGTGGAGTCGGCCCTGACCGGCTTCGGCGGAATCGGACCGGTCAGCGTACGGGCGTGGAGCGACGACAAGGGACACAAGCATCTGGTCGGCTATCTGACCGGGGTCACCGAACAGCAGGTGCCGTCGGTGCGCGAGTACCTGGGCACGCTCCTGCCCTCGTACATGATCCCGTCGTACTTCGTGGTCCTCGCCGAGCTTCCGCTCACCGGCAGCGGCAAGGTCGACTGGCGCAGGCTGCCGGCGCCGGACGTGGACCGTGCGGGCGAGGGGTATGCCGACGCGTCGCTCACCCCGACGGAACGCAGGCTGCTGGGCGAGGTGCTCGCCCCCCTGCTGGGCGACGGCCGGATCGGCGTGCACGACGACTTCTTCCTGGCCGGCGGCAACAGCCTGCAGGCCGTCCAGCTACTGTCGGCGATCCACCGCGGCTTCGGGGTGGAGATCGCCCTCGGCGACTTCTTCGCCTCGCCGACCGTGGCCCACCTCGCCGCCACCATCGACGCGCTCCGCGCCGCCGGGCGCTACGACGACGGTGATCCGCTCGCCGCGCTGGAGTGCCCGTCCGGCCAGGAAGCCGCCGGCACCGCCGTGCCGGGCGTCGACCGGGCGCCGGTGGTGATGCGTGCGTCGGGTCCCTCGCAGGTGATCCTTGTGCACCCGTCGGGCGGGGAGCTGTTCTGTTACGTGCCCCTGGTCAGGGCACTGCGTGAGGACATCGGGGTGACCGGCTTCGCCGCCGATCCGGACGACACCCGGGTGGATCCGCGGGAGGGGCTCGCGGCGAGTGCCGTCAGGATCGCGCAATCCCTGATCGAGACCGGTCTGCCGCAGTCGTGCTGCCTGGCGGGCTGGTCCTACGGTGGTGTGCTCGCCTTCGAGGTCGCCCGGCAGATCGAGCAGAAGACCGGGGAGCGGCCGCCGGTGGTCCTGCTGGACGCCGCCTACGACGAGGACCCCCTCCCCCTCGACGAGACAACGGTGCGGCAGCGGTTCGTGCACGACGTCGCCAGGCTGACGGGACGCGACGGCTCCGAGGTGCACGCGGTCCTCGAGGACCGGACGGCCGGCGTGGCCGACGTCGGACGGACACTGACGGACCTCGGCATCGACCTGGGGCTCACCGACGAGGAACTGACCCGCCGGTACGAGACGTTCCGGCACTGCGCCCTGTCCATGCAGGCGTACTGCCCGCCGGGCCCGTACGGCGGACCGGTCACCGTGCTCAGCGCCTCACCCCGGATCGCCATGGAAGAGCAGTGGCGGACAGTGTGTGCGGGCCCGTTCCGGACCGCGAGCGTGCCCGGCGACCACTACACCCTGTTCACAGAACCGGCGTTGAGCCGGGTCGTCGCGGCGCTCGAAGAGGCGCTCACCACCTGA
- a CDS encoding acyl-CoA dehydrogenase family protein translates to MDLCPDLLFTQVRKALRTALAGVDARMELHGAPVTDGVRGPTRTVLDALDAADFERPRSLGGLDLGLTAGVLVSEELGRAACGNSYRADALAADMSAPAGAALAGLEALPVGSGVTAPPRAGGWALTGTATVDDVSAGTFLVATRTGTEPVLVAVEREAAGVSTESGCWPPVVRFDGTPVTAANVVGPLDGSPTGPLARARLRQAAYLLGIAEGAHQMALRYAGFRRQFGTRLRDLPAVSFPLARALVSLRATGAAVYRGAWLVDSVPEEVGTAPIVALAMASETARDVVRLSMQTCGVRAMTAELGLHRYFRLVAAESARYGDPAALWRAVGADRLRTARRAEAGTGSAAPATVGR, encoded by the coding sequence ATGGACCTTTGCCCCGACCTGCTCTTCACCCAGGTGCGCAAGGCTCTGCGTACGGCCCTGGCCGGCGTCGACGCCCGGATGGAGCTGCACGGCGCACCGGTCACCGACGGGGTCCGCGGCCCGACCCGGACGGTGCTCGACGCACTGGACGCCGCCGACTTCGAGCGCCCGCGCTCCCTCGGCGGCCTCGATCTCGGCCTCACGGCCGGAGTGCTGGTCAGCGAGGAACTCGGCCGTGCGGCATGCGGCAATTCCTACCGGGCCGACGCGCTGGCGGCCGATATGAGCGCGCCGGCCGGCGCGGCGCTGGCCGGACTGGAGGCACTGCCGGTCGGCAGCGGGGTCACCGCACCCCCACGGGCCGGCGGCTGGGCACTGACCGGTACGGCCACGGTCGACGACGTGAGCGCCGGGACCTTTCTGGTAGCCACCCGGACAGGTACCGAGCCGGTGCTCGTCGCGGTGGAGCGCGAGGCGGCCGGTGTCAGCACGGAGAGCGGCTGCTGGCCGCCGGTGGTCCGCTTCGACGGTACGCCGGTCACCGCGGCGAACGTGGTCGGGCCCCTGGACGGCTCGCCCACCGGCCCACTCGCCCGGGCGCGACTGCGGCAAGCCGCCTACCTGCTGGGCATCGCCGAGGGCGCGCATCAGATGGCGTTGAGGTACGCCGGCTTCCGGCGGCAGTTCGGCACCAGGCTGCGTGATCTCCCGGCTGTCTCCTTCCCCTTGGCGCGCGCCCTGGTCTCGTTGCGCGCGACCGGGGCGGCCGTGTACCGGGGTGCCTGGCTGGTCGACTCCGTACCCGAGGAGGTCGGCACCGCGCCGATCGTGGCACTGGCGATGGCCTCCGAGACGGCGCGTGACGTGGTGCGGCTGAGCATGCAGACCTGCGGCGTACGCGCGATGACGGCAGAACTAGGTCTGCACCGGTACTTCCGGCTGGTCGCAGCCGAGTCCGCCCGGTACGGCGACCCGGCCGCGCTGTGGCGGGCGGTCGGCGCCGATCGCCTCCGCACGGCGCGGCGTGCGGAGGCCGGCACGGGGTCCGCGGCCCCGGCGACCGTCGGGCGGTGA